From Myotis daubentonii chromosome 7, mMyoDau2.1, whole genome shotgun sequence, a single genomic window includes:
- the CASP10 gene encoding caspase-10 translates to MSSGIQSWIPGPEDNGREKLRKSLVHIDSNLEDLEVQKLKFLCRDFVPNRKLEKASSALDIFDHLINEERLSEEDPFLLAELLYIMKQNLLLKYLSYTKEQVKDLLPSRKQVSPFRNLLFELSEDIDSESLKGMIFILKDSLPKVETPTSLSFLEHLEKQAKIDADNLILLEDLCNTFAPHLMRKIEKYKREKEAEQKEKELLSASSINQIRQALPASSSEETVYRMDRKHRGYCVVINNQNFTSLSERKGTDKDAECLKHVFQWLGFNVDMRVDVTKERLDEVLQKYKSHPDHADGDCFVFCFLTHGQFGAVYSSDQALIPIREIMAHFTAQQCPGLANKPKLFFIQACQGGEIQSSVSIEADAVNPELVEPPLQESVPVEADFLLGLSTVPGYVSFRHKTEGSWYIQSLYNYLKELVPRHEDILSILTAVNNDVSRRGVTKKQIPQPYFTLRKKVIFPVPLREPPKRVFTDS, encoded by the exons ATGTCATCCGGCATTCAGAGTTGGATTCCCGGTCCGGAGGATAACGGTAGGGAGAAGCTGCGCAAAAGTCTTGTGCATATTGATTCAAACCTTGAAGACCTAGAGGTGCAAAAATTGAAGTTTCTCTGCCGAGACTTCGTCCCCAACAGGAAGCTGGAGAAGGCCAGCTCGGCCTTGGATATTTTTGACCATCTCATTAACGAGGAGCGGCTGAGTGAGGAAGACCCCTTCCTCCTGGCGGAACTCCTCTACATCATGAAGCAGAACTTGCTGCTGAAGTACCTCAGCTACACCAAAGAGCAAGTGAAGGATCTGCTGCCCTCCCGGAAGCAGGTCTCCCCGTTCAG AAACCTGCTCTTTGAACTGTCAGAAGACATCGACTCAGAGAGCTTGAAGGGCATGATCTTCATTCTGAAGGACTCCTTGCCGAAAGTCGAGACGCCG ACCTCTCTAAGTTTCCTGGAACATCTGGAGAAACAAGCTAAAATAGATGCAGATAATCTGATCTTACTGGAGGATCTCTGCAACACTTTTGCACCTCATCTtatgagaaagatagaaaaatataaaagagagaaag aagcTGAGCAAAAGGAGAAAGAACTACTTTCTGCTTCAAGCATTAATCAAATCCGTCAAGCCTTACCAGCAAGTTCATCG GAGGAAACTGTGTACAGGATGGATCGTAAACATAGAGGCTACTGTGTTGTTATCAACAACCAGAACTTTACCTCACTGTCAGAAAGAAAAGGGACCGATAAAGACGCTG agtgCCTGAAGCATGTGTTCCAGTGGCTTGGGTTCAACGTAGATATGCGGGTTGATGTAACTAAAGAACGGCTGGACGAAGTTCTGCAAAAATATAAGAGCCATCCAGATCATGCCGACGGAGACTGCTTTGTGTTCTGTTTTCTGACCCACGGGCAATTTGGAGCTGTCTACTCTTCAGACCAGGCCCTCATTCCCATCCGGGAGATCATGGCTCACTTCACGGCCCAGCAGTGCCCTGGTCTGGCTAACAAACCCAAACTCTTTTTCATCCAGGCCTGTCAAGGAGGAGAGATACAATCTTCTGTGTCCATTGAAGCAGATGCTGTAAATCCTGAGTTAGTAGAGCCTCCCCTTCAGGAAAGTGTTCCTGTGGAAGCAGATTTCCTTCTTGGCCTGTCCACTGTCCCCGGCTACGTATCTTTTCGTCACAAGACAGAAGGGAGCTGGTATATTCAATCTCTGTATAACTATTTGAAGGAATTGGTCCCAAG ACATGAAGATATCTTATCCATCCTCACTGCTGTCAATAATGATGTGAGTCGACGAGGTGTAACGAAGAAACAGATCCCTCAACCTTATTTCACACTACGTAAAAAAGTCATATTCCCTGTGCCCCTGCGGGAACCTCCGAAGAGGGTTTTCACTGACTCTTAG